From Xenopus tropicalis strain Nigerian chromosome 3, UCB_Xtro_10.0, whole genome shotgun sequence, the proteins below share one genomic window:
- the fbxo38 gene encoding F-box only protein 38 isoform X2: MGPRRKSVKPCRTNSEGLENSKGSDPKDYMNQLSHEVLCHIFKYLPLQDIMCMECLSRKLKEAVTLYLRVVKVVDLCAGRWWEYMPTGFTDSSFLKLLKKMPDIEQLYGLHPRYLERRRVRGHEAFSIPGVLEALQSCPNLLGVETSHLELVEAIWTYMPQVHILGKFRNRNGAFPIPPENKLKIPIAAKIQTLHLVGVNVPEIPCIPMLRHLYLKWVRLTKPQPFKDFLCITLRTFVMRNCAGPTNSLKYVPLVTGLASARNLEHLELVRVPFLGGLIQHVVEDSWRSGGFRNLHTIVLGACKNALEVDLGYLIITAARRLHEVRIQPSLTKDGVFSALKMAELEFPQFETLHLGYVDEFLLQCKMTNSDLMKFGLADVAENPGIITDIGMKAVNEVFSCIKYLVIYNCPHLHNPKNWISDHSRWSRLVDLTLVRCHAIKLESFSQFVELLPSLEFISLDQMFREPPKGCARVGLSAGTGIGVSSALVSNQNSNNENENNNNHHNNNNNLQHNNNHQPPQNPPPPQEAGIQPEPEPRRDNLAEEQQIAAEALNDIEDVSQDEIRPVDEGNGIDHAAPHPAVLPMEMDEERAGPSGLQPVVKGAPITVHDSDSEDEDFIVGFSSTNTTSQNYSHEDDKRPQMAEEKNNTVSGKGKAPLRKKCVVGVKSLPEHNLPSEETSCEKGCQVTSEQIKADMKAATDLPDRSKNDGASETSAADGMMNDYETPPQDVDNEQSLNGSIDALEEMEKCSCSGTNASQPIVEGQESNTMCSHCSKNIKMEQQNGRTTGSLESQPSTSRSSPENSPEYALRTPPVGTHRTNVTIGIDPSASPACSRLGPEVNRTQRPLTRSRARLSQVPLVTDSESPSLKSKKAVKRKRTADKSTSTSDPVIEDDHVQFLQTREIRKIIHCIMLHQPYSFHMVQPVASAYALGLTARLSFFLQQEKNERLMRC; the protein is encoded by the exons ATGGGGCCCCGGCGGAAATCGGTGAAGCCATGTAGGACCAACAGCGAAGGACTGGAGAATAGTAAAGGCAGTGATCCTAAAGATTACATGAACCAGCTCTCCCATGAAGTGCTCTGCCATATTTTTAA GTATCTACCTTTGCAGGATATTATGTGTATGGAATGCCTTTCACGAAAGTTAAAGGAAGCTGTGACACTTTATCTACGTGTTGTAAAGGTAGTTGATTTATGTGCTGGACGTTGGTGGGAGTATATGCCCACAG GTTTCACTGATTCCAGCTTCTTAAAGTTACTAAAGAAGATGCCTGACATAGAGCAGCTTTATGGCCTTCACCCAAGGTATTTGGAAAGGCGCAGAGTTCGAGGTCATGAGGCATTTAGCATTCCTGGTGTGCTGGAAGCTTTACAGTCTTGCCCAAACCTCCTG GGTGTAGAGACTTCACATCTAGAACTTGTGGAAGCTATTTGGACTTACATGCCACAAGTTCATATATTGGGGAAATTTAGGAATCGTAATGGAGCATTTCCTATCCCACCAGAGAATAAACTGAAAATTCCTATTGCTGCCAAAATCCAAACGCTACACTTAGTTG GTGTAAATGTACCTGAAATTCCCTGCATCCCAATGCTGCGTCACCTCTATCTAAAATGGGTACGCCTGACCAAGCCCCAACCTTTCAAGGACTTCTTGTGCATCACACTGCGGACCTTTGTAATGCGCAACTGTGCTG gGCCCACCAATTCTTTGAAATATGTGCCACTGGTCACTGGTTTGGCTTCTGCTCGCAATTTAGAACATTTAGAGCTTGTTCGAGTACCTTTTCTGGGAGGTTTAATTCAACATGTTGTGGAAGACAGCTGGAGGTCTG GTGGTTTTCGAAATTTGCACACCATTGTCTTGGGAGCATGCAAAAATGCATTAGAAGTGGATCTTGGCTACCTCATAATTACAGCTGCTAGAAG gTTACATGAAGTACGCATCCAGCCTTCCTTGACCAAAGATGGAGTATTTTCAGCCCTGAAAATGGCCGAGCTTGAATTCCCCCAGTTTGAGACTCTACACTTAGGATATGTGGATGAATTTTTGCTacaat GTAAAATGACAAATTCAGATCTTATGAAGTTTGGCTTAGCTGATGTGGCTGAGAACCCcggaataataacagatattgGAATGAAGGCTGTGAATGAGGTGTTCTCCTGTATCAAATACTTGGTCATATACAACTGTCCTCATCTTCATAATCCCAAAAATTGGATCTCGG ATCACTCACGATGGAGCCGGCTGGTCGATCTTACTCTGGTGCGCTGTCATGCAATTAAATTAGAATCCTTTAGTCAGTTTGTTGAGCTACTTCCTAGCTTAGAGTTTATTTCATTGGACCAGATGTTTCGTGAACCTCCAAAG gGCTGTGCACGAGTGGGTCTCAGTGCTGGAACAGGCATTGGTGTCTCCTCAGCACTGGTGAGCAATCAAAATTCCAACAATGAGAATGAAAACAACAACAATCAccacaataacaacaacaacctGCAGCACAACAACAACCATCAGCCACCTCAGAACCCACCACCTCCACAAGAAGCTGGTATCCAGCCAGAACCAGAACCCAGGCGTGATAATCTAGCAGAAGAACAACAGATTGCTGCTGAGG CCTTAAATGATATAGAGGATGTTTCACAAGATGAAATAAGACCTGTGGATGAAGGAAATGGCATTGATCATGCAGCTCCCCATCCAGCTGTATTACCCATGGAGATGGATGAGGAACGAGCAg GACCCAGTGGACTGCAACCTGTGGTTAAAGGTGCTCCTATCACAGTCCATGATTCAGACAGTGAGGACGAAGATTTTATTGTGGGCTTTTCCAGCACCAACACTACATCTCAGAATTATTCTCATGAAGATGATAAAAGACCACAAATGGCCGAGGAAAAAAATAACACAG TTAGTGGAAAAGGCAAAGCCCCACTGCGCAAAAAGTGTGTTGTTGGGGTGAAAAGCCTTCCAGAGCACAATCTGCCCAGTGAAGAGACTAGTTGTGAGAAAGGATGCCAGGTTACCAGTGAACAGATAAAAGCAGATATGAAAGCTGCCACTGACTTGCCTGATAGGAGCAAAAACGATGGTGCATCTGAAACATCAGCTGCAGATGGCATGATGAATGATTATGAAACTCCTCCTCAAGATGTGGACAACGAGCAGTCTTTAAATGGCAGTATTGATGCCCTAGAAGAAATGGAGAAATGTAGCTGCAGCGGGACAAATGCATCTCAGCCCATTGTGGAAGGGCAGGAATCTAATACAATGTGTTCCCATTgctccaaaaatataaaaatggagCAGCAAAATGGCAGGACTACAGGGTCTCTGGAGAGTCAACCATCAACCAGTAGGTCCTCTCCAGAAAATAGCCCAGAATATGCACTCAGGACTCCGCCAGTTGGGACACATAGGACTAATGTAACAATAGGCATAGATCCAAGTGCATCGCCTGCCTGCAGCCGTTTAGGTCCTGAGGTAAACCGGACACAAAGGCCTTTAACAAGATCACGGGCAAGACTTTCTCAGGTGCCCCTGGTGACTGATAGTG AGTCTCCATCTCTGAAAAGCAAGAAAGCTGTGAAAAGGAAGCGTACAGCAGACAAATCCACGAGCACCAGCGACCCTGTTATTGAGGATGACCATGTACAG TTTCTACAGACCAGAGAAATCAGAAAAATCATTCATTGCATCATGCTCCATCAACCTTACAGTTTTCACATGGTGCAACCAGTAGCTTCTGCTTACGCTCTGGGACTCACAGCAAGACtgagtttttttttgcagcaggaaaaaaatgaaaggttGATGAG GTGCTGA
- the fbxo38 gene encoding F-box only protein 38 isoform X1, which yields MGPRRKSVKPCRTNSEGLENSKGSDPKDYMNQLSHEVLCHIFKYLPLQDIMCMECLSRKLKEAVTLYLRVVKVVDLCAGRWWEYMPTGFTDSSFLKLLKKMPDIEQLYGLHPRYLERRRVRGHEAFSIPGVLEALQSCPNLLGVETSHLELVEAIWTYMPQVHILGKFRNRNGAFPIPPENKLKIPIAAKIQTLHLVGVNVPEIPCIPMLRHLYLKWVRLTKPQPFKDFLCITLRTFVMRNCAGPTNSLKYVPLVTGLASARNLEHLELVRVPFLGGLIQHVVEDSWRSGGFRNLHTIVLGACKNALEVDLGYLIITAARRLHEVRIQPSLTKDGVFSALKMAELEFPQFETLHLGYVDEFLLQCKMTNSDLMKFGLADVAENPGIITDIGMKAVNEVFSCIKYLVIYNCPHLHNPKNWISDHSRWSRLVDLTLVRCHAIKLESFSQFVELLPSLEFISLDQMFREPPKGCARVGLSAGTGIGVSSALVSNQNSNNENENNNNHHNNNNNLQHNNNHQPPQNPPPPQEAGIQPEPEPRRDNLAEEQQIAAEALNDIEDVSQDEIRPVDEGNGIDHAAPHPAVLPMEMDEERAGPSGLQPVVKGAPITVHDSDSEDEDFIVGFSSTNTTSQNYSHEDDKRPQMAEEKNNTVSGKGKAPLRKKCVVGVKSLPEHNLPSEETSCEKGCQVTSEQIKADMKAATDLPDRSKNDGASETSAADGMMNDYETPPQDVDNEQSLNGSIDALEEMEKCSCSGTNASQPIVEGQESNTMCSHCSKNIKMEQQNGRTTGSLESQPSTSRSSPENSPEYALRTPPVGTHRTNVTIGIDPSASPACSRLGPEVNRTQRPLTRSRARLSQVPLVTDSESPSLKSKKAVKRKRTADKSTSTSDPVIEDDHVQVLNLKSKNLVGITLTNCGITDLVLKDCPKMMFIHATRCRVLKHLKVENAHIVNRFDYAQCKKLNMEQVLDQILRMPPERNRIIYLRPMHQVDTLSLERKIFSGPYPYHICIIHEFSNPPNVRNKVRVRSWMDTIANINQELIKYEFFPESTRTEEDVKKYTKYPWGRDIYTLEGVVDGAPYSMITDFPWLRSLRTAEPNSYARYDFEDDEKTTIYAPRRKGQLSADICMETIGEEISELRQMKKGVFQRVVAIFIHYCDVNGEPVEDDYI from the exons ATGGGGCCCCGGCGGAAATCGGTGAAGCCATGTAGGACCAACAGCGAAGGACTGGAGAATAGTAAAGGCAGTGATCCTAAAGATTACATGAACCAGCTCTCCCATGAAGTGCTCTGCCATATTTTTAA GTATCTACCTTTGCAGGATATTATGTGTATGGAATGCCTTTCACGAAAGTTAAAGGAAGCTGTGACACTTTATCTACGTGTTGTAAAGGTAGTTGATTTATGTGCTGGACGTTGGTGGGAGTATATGCCCACAG GTTTCACTGATTCCAGCTTCTTAAAGTTACTAAAGAAGATGCCTGACATAGAGCAGCTTTATGGCCTTCACCCAAGGTATTTGGAAAGGCGCAGAGTTCGAGGTCATGAGGCATTTAGCATTCCTGGTGTGCTGGAAGCTTTACAGTCTTGCCCAAACCTCCTG GGTGTAGAGACTTCACATCTAGAACTTGTGGAAGCTATTTGGACTTACATGCCACAAGTTCATATATTGGGGAAATTTAGGAATCGTAATGGAGCATTTCCTATCCCACCAGAGAATAAACTGAAAATTCCTATTGCTGCCAAAATCCAAACGCTACACTTAGTTG GTGTAAATGTACCTGAAATTCCCTGCATCCCAATGCTGCGTCACCTCTATCTAAAATGGGTACGCCTGACCAAGCCCCAACCTTTCAAGGACTTCTTGTGCATCACACTGCGGACCTTTGTAATGCGCAACTGTGCTG gGCCCACCAATTCTTTGAAATATGTGCCACTGGTCACTGGTTTGGCTTCTGCTCGCAATTTAGAACATTTAGAGCTTGTTCGAGTACCTTTTCTGGGAGGTTTAATTCAACATGTTGTGGAAGACAGCTGGAGGTCTG GTGGTTTTCGAAATTTGCACACCATTGTCTTGGGAGCATGCAAAAATGCATTAGAAGTGGATCTTGGCTACCTCATAATTACAGCTGCTAGAAG gTTACATGAAGTACGCATCCAGCCTTCCTTGACCAAAGATGGAGTATTTTCAGCCCTGAAAATGGCCGAGCTTGAATTCCCCCAGTTTGAGACTCTACACTTAGGATATGTGGATGAATTTTTGCTacaat GTAAAATGACAAATTCAGATCTTATGAAGTTTGGCTTAGCTGATGTGGCTGAGAACCCcggaataataacagatattgGAATGAAGGCTGTGAATGAGGTGTTCTCCTGTATCAAATACTTGGTCATATACAACTGTCCTCATCTTCATAATCCCAAAAATTGGATCTCGG ATCACTCACGATGGAGCCGGCTGGTCGATCTTACTCTGGTGCGCTGTCATGCAATTAAATTAGAATCCTTTAGTCAGTTTGTTGAGCTACTTCCTAGCTTAGAGTTTATTTCATTGGACCAGATGTTTCGTGAACCTCCAAAG gGCTGTGCACGAGTGGGTCTCAGTGCTGGAACAGGCATTGGTGTCTCCTCAGCACTGGTGAGCAATCAAAATTCCAACAATGAGAATGAAAACAACAACAATCAccacaataacaacaacaacctGCAGCACAACAACAACCATCAGCCACCTCAGAACCCACCACCTCCACAAGAAGCTGGTATCCAGCCAGAACCAGAACCCAGGCGTGATAATCTAGCAGAAGAACAACAGATTGCTGCTGAGG CCTTAAATGATATAGAGGATGTTTCACAAGATGAAATAAGACCTGTGGATGAAGGAAATGGCATTGATCATGCAGCTCCCCATCCAGCTGTATTACCCATGGAGATGGATGAGGAACGAGCAg GACCCAGTGGACTGCAACCTGTGGTTAAAGGTGCTCCTATCACAGTCCATGATTCAGACAGTGAGGACGAAGATTTTATTGTGGGCTTTTCCAGCACCAACACTACATCTCAGAATTATTCTCATGAAGATGATAAAAGACCACAAATGGCCGAGGAAAAAAATAACACAG TTAGTGGAAAAGGCAAAGCCCCACTGCGCAAAAAGTGTGTTGTTGGGGTGAAAAGCCTTCCAGAGCACAATCTGCCCAGTGAAGAGACTAGTTGTGAGAAAGGATGCCAGGTTACCAGTGAACAGATAAAAGCAGATATGAAAGCTGCCACTGACTTGCCTGATAGGAGCAAAAACGATGGTGCATCTGAAACATCAGCTGCAGATGGCATGATGAATGATTATGAAACTCCTCCTCAAGATGTGGACAACGAGCAGTCTTTAAATGGCAGTATTGATGCCCTAGAAGAAATGGAGAAATGTAGCTGCAGCGGGACAAATGCATCTCAGCCCATTGTGGAAGGGCAGGAATCTAATACAATGTGTTCCCATTgctccaaaaatataaaaatggagCAGCAAAATGGCAGGACTACAGGGTCTCTGGAGAGTCAACCATCAACCAGTAGGTCCTCTCCAGAAAATAGCCCAGAATATGCACTCAGGACTCCGCCAGTTGGGACACATAGGACTAATGTAACAATAGGCATAGATCCAAGTGCATCGCCTGCCTGCAGCCGTTTAGGTCCTGAGGTAAACCGGACACAAAGGCCTTTAACAAGATCACGGGCAAGACTTTCTCAGGTGCCCCTGGTGACTGATAGTG AGTCTCCATCTCTGAAAAGCAAGAAAGCTGTGAAAAGGAAGCGTACAGCAGACAAATCCACGAGCACCAGCGACCCTGTTATTGAGGATGACCATGTACAG GTGCTGAACCTCAAATCAAAAAATTTGGTGGGCATTACACTAACCAACTGTGGAATCACAGATTTAGTTCTTAAGGACTGTCCTAAAATGATGTTTATCCATG CTACACGATGTCGTGTATTGAAGCACTTGAAGGTAGAAAATGCTCACATTGTAAATCGGTTTGATTATGCACAATGTAAAAAGCTGAATATGGAGCAAGTATTGGATCAGATTCTCCGGATGCCCCCTGAGAGGAACCGTATCATTTATCTGCGGCCCATGCACCAG GTGGACACTCTTAGCTTGGAACGGAAGATATTCAGTGGACCATACCCATACCACATCTGTATAATACATGAATTTAGTAACCCTCCCAATGTCAGAAATAAGGTTCGTGTTCGAAGCTGGATGGACACAATAGCAAATATAAACCA AGAGCTCATTAAATATGAATTCTTTCCTGAATCCACACGGACTGAGGAAGATGTAAAGAAATACACAAAGTACCCCTGGGGTCGAGACATTTACACGCTGGAAG GTGTTGTAGATGGCGCACCCTACTCCATGATCACAGATTTCCCCTGGTTACGTTCACTCCGTACCGCAGAACCAAACAGCTACGCCAGATATGACTTTGAGGATGATGAGAAGA CCACGATATACGCACCAAGGAGAAAGGGGCAGCTTTCAGCTGACATTTGTATGGAAACCATTGGCGAGGAAATATCTGAACTGCGCCAGATGAAAAAAGGAGTGTTCCAGCGAGTTGTTGCCATATTTATTCATTACTGTGATGTTAACGGGGAACCTGTGGAAGATGATTACATATAA